Proteins encoded by one window of Bradyrhizobium sp. B097:
- a CDS encoding DUF72 domain-containing protein — protein sequence MAKAPTKATKTDAGNIYIGIGGWTFEPWRGVFYPEKLTQAKELSYAASKLTSIEINGTYYGSQKPESFRKWASEVPDGFIFSLKGPRFATNRRVLAEAGDSVKRFYDSGVLELKDRLGPVLWQFAPTKKFDGADFGKFLELLPRKLDGRALRHVVEVRHDSFCVPEFIALIREHQVPVVFAEHGKYPAIADVASDFVYARLQKGNDELKTCYPPKQLDAWAKRFQDWAGGSEPDDLPRVDKSAPKKAPRDVFAYVIHEGKIRAPAGAMELIDRVK from the coding sequence GTGGCCAAAGCTCCCACCAAGGCGACCAAGACAGACGCAGGCAACATCTACATCGGCATCGGCGGCTGGACCTTCGAGCCGTGGCGCGGGGTGTTCTATCCCGAGAAGCTCACGCAGGCGAAGGAGCTGTCCTACGCCGCCTCCAAGCTGACCTCGATCGAGATCAACGGCACCTATTATGGATCGCAGAAGCCGGAGAGCTTTCGCAAATGGGCCAGCGAGGTGCCCGACGGCTTCATCTTCTCGCTGAAGGGGCCGCGCTTCGCCACCAACCGCCGCGTGCTCGCCGAGGCCGGCGATTCGGTGAAGCGGTTCTATGATTCGGGCGTGCTGGAGCTGAAGGACCGGCTCGGACCGGTGCTCTGGCAATTTGCGCCGACCAAGAAGTTCGACGGCGCCGATTTCGGCAAGTTCCTCGAGCTGTTGCCGCGCAAGCTCGACGGCCGCGCGCTGCGCCATGTCGTCGAAGTGCGTCACGACAGCTTTTGCGTGCCCGAGTTCATCGCCCTCATTCGCGAGCACCAGGTTCCGGTGGTGTTCGCCGAACACGGCAAGTATCCGGCGATTGCCGACGTCGCCAGCGACTTCGTCTATGCCCGGCTGCAGAAGGGCAATGACGAACTGAAGACCTGCTATCCGCCGAAGCAGCTCGATGCCTGGGCCAAGCGGTTTCAGGACTGGGCCGGCGGCAGCGAGCCGGACGACCTGCCGCGGGTCGACAAATCCGCGCCGAAGAAGGCCCCGCGCGACGTGTTCGCCTATGTGATCCACGAGGGCAAGATCCGCGCGCCCGCGGGCGCGATGGAATTGATCGACCGGGTGAAGTGA
- a CDS encoding ABC transporter permease, giving the protein MSAADTIRKDEEREPAFGFWRRSYAMLVKEFIQLRRDRVSFAMIIMLPVMQLTLFGYAINTTPRNLPTAVLTQEDTDLGRSILKAMENTAYFHFVREVHTVEEFDELLQSGKVLFGVEIPRGFERAVRRGDRPALLVAADATDPTAAGSALGTLGPLVQSALAHDLHIGDPPDMPFEIRAHARYNPAADSRLNIVPGLVGTILTMTMLIFTALSVTREIERGTMESLLSMPIKPVEVMFGKIIPYVLVGFIQATLIIAIGILLFGVPVLGSLTLLALLTTLFITTNLSIGYTFSTIVQNQLQAMQLSMMFFLPSILLSGFMFPFAGMPVWAQYVGEGLPLTHFVRIVRAIMLKGAGMPNLQYDTIALAALMLFAMTIAVTRFRRTLD; this is encoded by the coding sequence ATGAGTGCGGCGGATACGATCCGGAAAGATGAAGAGCGAGAGCCGGCGTTCGGCTTCTGGCGGCGCAGCTATGCGATGCTGGTCAAGGAGTTCATCCAGCTCCGCCGCGACCGCGTCTCGTTCGCCATGATCATCATGCTGCCGGTGATGCAGCTGACACTGTTCGGCTACGCCATCAACACCACGCCGCGCAATCTGCCGACCGCGGTGCTGACCCAGGAGGACACCGATCTCGGGCGCTCGATCCTGAAGGCGATGGAGAACACCGCCTATTTCCATTTTGTCCGCGAGGTCCACACCGTCGAGGAGTTCGACGAGCTGCTGCAATCCGGCAAGGTGCTGTTCGGGGTCGAGATCCCGCGCGGCTTCGAGCGCGCGGTGCGGCGCGGCGACCGGCCGGCGCTGCTGGTCGCGGCCGATGCCACCGACCCCACCGCGGCGGGTTCGGCGCTCGGTACGCTCGGGCCGCTGGTGCAATCGGCGCTGGCGCACGATCTGCACATTGGCGATCCCCCGGACATGCCGTTCGAGATCCGCGCCCATGCCCGCTACAACCCGGCGGCGGATTCGCGCCTCAACATCGTGCCCGGCCTGGTCGGGACCATCCTGACCATGACCATGCTGATCTTCACCGCGCTCTCGGTGACGCGCGAGATCGAGCGCGGCACCATGGAGAGCCTGCTGTCGATGCCGATCAAGCCGGTCGAGGTGATGTTCGGCAAGATCATCCCCTATGTGCTGGTCGGCTTCATCCAGGCCACGCTGATCATCGCCATCGGTATCTTGCTGTTCGGCGTGCCGGTCCTCGGCAGCCTGACGCTGCTGGCGCTGCTCACCACGCTGTTCATCACCACCAATCTTTCGATCGGCTACACCTTCTCGACCATCGTGCAGAACCAGCTGCAGGCGATGCAGCTCTCGATGATGTTCTTCCTGCCGAGCATCCTGCTGTCTGGCTTCATGTTTCCGTTCGCGGGCATGCCGGTCTGGGCGCAATATGTCGGCGAGGGGCTGCCGCTGACCCATTTCGTCCGTATCGTCCGCGCCATCATGCTGAAGGGCGCCGGGATGCCGAACCTGCAATACGACACCATCGCGCTGGCCGCCCTGATGCTGTTCGCGATGACGATCGCCGTGACGCGCTTCCGCCGCACGCTCGATTGA
- a CDS encoding PhzF family phenazine biosynthesis protein gives MQRRYITVDVFTDRAFGGNPLAVVLDAEGLSSAQMQAIATEFNYSETTFVLPPQDKANDAQVRIFTVRSEIPFAGHPNVGTAFVLASRAAKAPEQLRFEEKAGLVPVKILSDGARVIGAELTAPQQLQRSNEVSAADAAACLSLSAADVKTDRHVPQVVSVGLPFLVVEIASREALKRAGPDAAAFARALAQIGRDVVYFYTRDVPASEQPLDLQARMFHPGASGLSEDPATGSATAACAALLADIDPARDGELRLRIGQGVDMGRPSLLLTRVRKQGGAITSVHVGGGCVKMMEGAISVPGQG, from the coding sequence ATGCAGCGCCGCTATATCACCGTCGACGTTTTCACCGACCGCGCCTTCGGCGGCAACCCGCTCGCCGTGGTGCTCGACGCCGAAGGGCTGTCGAGCGCGCAGATGCAGGCGATCGCGACCGAGTTCAACTATTCCGAGACGACCTTCGTGCTGCCGCCGCAGGACAAGGCCAACGACGCCCAGGTTCGCATCTTCACGGTGCGCTCGGAAATTCCCTTCGCCGGCCATCCTAATGTCGGCACCGCCTTTGTGCTGGCGAGCCGAGCAGCGAAGGCGCCGGAGCAGCTGAGGTTCGAGGAGAAGGCGGGCCTCGTGCCGGTCAAAATCCTTTCTGACGGCGCCAGGGTGATTGGCGCCGAGCTGACGGCGCCGCAGCAGCTGCAACGGTCGAATGAGGTGAGCGCGGCCGATGCCGCGGCTTGTCTCTCGCTGTCGGCGGCCGACGTGAAGACCGATCGGCATGTGCCGCAGGTGGTCTCGGTCGGCCTGCCGTTCCTGGTGGTGGAGATCGCCTCGCGCGAGGCGCTGAAGCGCGCCGGGCCTGATGCCGCGGCATTCGCCAGGGCATTGGCGCAGATCGGCCGCGACGTCGTCTATTTCTACACGCGCGATGTGCCGGCGAGCGAGCAGCCGCTCGACCTGCAGGCGCGGATGTTTCATCCGGGTGCCAGCGGCCTGTCAGAAGATCCCGCAACTGGCAGTGCGACAGCAGCCTGCGCGGCGCTGCTCGCGGATATCGATCCCGCGCGCGACGGCGAATTGCGGCTGCGGATCGGGCAGGGCGTCGACATGGGCCGGCCGAGTCTGCTGCTGACGCGGGTGCGCAAGCAGGGCGGCGCGATCACATCGGTGCATGTCGGCGGCGGCTGCGTGAAGATGATGGAGGGAGCGATCAGCGTGCCGGGGCAGGGCTGA
- a CDS encoding glycosyltransferase family 39 protein, whose protein sequence is MNANEARLARNTALAVCALVVLRLAAAAWTPLTFDEAYYWMWSKALAGGYYDHPPMVAVVIRLGTMIAGDTPFGVRLVSILLALPMSWAIYRAAEILFGGQRIAASATILLNVTLMAAVGTLIVTPDAPLLVAASFLLYSLAKVLESGRGAWWLAVGVSAGLALLSKYTALFFGPAILIWLAVVPKLRRWYLSPWLYLGGLVAAGLFAPVILWNADHQWVSFIKQMGRARIEDFRPNYIAELIPTQFAFATPLVFILGVMGLYALYRRRAGAMPARVLVNTMFWTIVVYFTWHALHARVEANWFAPVYPAFAVAAAVAAIQVQWAPREQRTIDFCRRWAAPTGVVLFALLIVQANTGMLSGYRRDATVRSVGVGWQELASEIEAVRARSGASCVLSPDYGTTGWLAFYLPKGTCVAQQGQRIRWVNMPEPSPAQLSGKLLYVHEVEQAMPASVRDNFAHVETVAEAKRMRGPLVIETYALDLLDGAKGEVFDRSPPPELQ, encoded by the coding sequence ATGAACGCGAACGAGGCGCGGCTGGCCCGGAACACCGCTCTCGCGGTGTGCGCGCTGGTCGTGTTGCGGCTGGCCGCCGCCGCATGGACGCCGCTGACCTTCGACGAAGCCTATTACTGGATGTGGTCGAAGGCGCTCGCCGGCGGCTATTACGACCATCCGCCGATGGTGGCGGTCGTAATCCGGCTCGGCACCATGATCGCGGGCGACACGCCGTTCGGCGTGCGGCTGGTGTCGATCCTGCTCGCGTTGCCGATGAGCTGGGCGATCTACCGGGCGGCCGAGATCCTGTTCGGCGGCCAGCGTATCGCCGCCAGCGCAACGATCCTGCTCAATGTCACGCTGATGGCCGCCGTCGGCACGCTGATCGTGACGCCGGATGCACCGCTGCTGGTGGCCGCGAGCTTCCTGCTGTATTCGCTCGCAAAGGTGCTGGAGAGCGGCCGCGGCGCCTGGTGGCTTGCGGTCGGCGTCAGCGCGGGCCTGGCGCTGCTGTCGAAATACACGGCGCTGTTCTTTGGACCCGCGATCCTGATCTGGCTTGCTGTCGTGCCGAAGCTGCGGCGCTGGTATCTCTCGCCATGGCTCTATCTCGGCGGCCTGGTTGCGGCCGGCCTGTTTGCGCCGGTCATCCTCTGGAATGCCGATCACCAATGGGTGTCGTTCATCAAGCAGATGGGCCGCGCCCGGATCGAGGACTTCCGGCCGAATTACATCGCCGAGCTGATCCCGACGCAGTTTGCGTTCGCGACGCCGTTGGTCTTCATCCTCGGTGTGATGGGCCTCTACGCGCTCTACCGGCGGCGCGCCGGCGCGATGCCCGCGCGCGTGCTGGTCAACACGATGTTCTGGACCATCGTGGTCTACTTCACCTGGCACGCGCTGCATGCCCGGGTCGAGGCCAATTGGTTCGCGCCGGTCTATCCGGCGTTTGCGGTGGCGGCCGCGGTCGCGGCGATCCAGGTGCAGTGGGCACCGCGCGAGCAGCGCACGATCGATTTCTGCCGCCGCTGGGCCGCGCCCACAGGCGTCGTGCTGTTCGCGCTGCTGATCGTGCAGGCCAATACCGGCATGCTCTCGGGCTACCGCCGCGATGCCACCGTGCGCAGCGTCGGCGTCGGCTGGCAGGAGCTCGCGAGCGAGATCGAGGCGGTGCGCGCGCGCTCCGGCGCGAGCTGTGTGCTGTCGCCGGACTACGGCACCACCGGCTGGCTGGCCTTCTATCTCCCCAAGGGCACCTGCGTCGCGCAACAAGGCCAGCGCATTCGCTGGGTCAACATGCCTGAGCCGAGCCCGGCGCAGCTGTCCGGCAAGCTGCTGTATGTGCATGAGGTCGAGCAGGCGATGCCGGCCTCGGTGCGCGACAATTTCGCCCATGTCGAAACGGTGGCCGAGGCCAAGCGCATGCGCGGGCCGCTGGTGATCGAGACTTACGCGCTCGATCTGCTTGATGGCGCAAAGGGCGAGGTCTTCGACCGTTCGCCGCCGCCGGAACTGCAGTAA
- a CDS encoding DUF488 domain-containing protein yields MAKAKRLFTIGYEQTPSKAVLDELQHAGVKLLVDVRAVASSRRPGFSKSQLAAGLDERGIGYVHLRGLGTPKSGREAARSGQYALLHKIYSAHLKTVQAKEELDELSALVKKSGPVCILCYERDHEHCHRRWIAEIIEERDGVKIDNLVAPQV; encoded by the coding sequence ATGGCGAAGGCGAAAAGGCTGTTCACCATCGGCTACGAGCAGACGCCGTCCAAGGCGGTGCTCGACGAGCTCCAGCACGCCGGCGTCAAGCTGCTGGTCGATGTTCGCGCGGTGGCCTCCTCGCGCCGTCCCGGCTTCTCCAAGAGCCAGCTCGCCGCCGGCCTCGACGAGCGCGGCATCGGCTACGTCCACCTCCGTGGCCTTGGCACACCGAAGAGCGGACGGGAGGCGGCGCGCAGCGGGCAATATGCGCTGCTGCACAAGATCTATTCGGCGCACCTCAAGACGGTGCAGGCCAAGGAGGAGCTCGACGAGCTGTCGGCGCTGGTGAAGAAGTCCGGCCCGGTCTGCATCCTCTGCTACGAGCGCGACCACGAACATTGTCACCGCCGCTGGATCGCCGAGATCATCGAGGAGCGCGACGGCGTCAAGATCGATAATCTCGTGGCGCCGCAGGTCTAG
- a CDS encoding GntR family transcriptional regulator — translation MSSTLDDRLPRYQRLRDDLAARINRNEWRPGDLIPSEAELGAHYGVAIGTVRKAIDQLVSDGVLERQQGRGTFVRRARFNSSLFRFFRFQSESGERRVPQSRILRRKAMPATSAVASALRIGVGEPVISLSRLRLIDDVPLLAEEIWLERSRFEALLALATSEFGDLLYPLYEDRCGQVVVSADEILTVEIATEMQSRLLRLEANAPLIVIERLAFDLERRPIEWRRSRGPADRFRYHAEIR, via the coding sequence ATGAGTTCAACTCTCGACGACCGCCTGCCGCGCTACCAGCGTCTTCGCGACGACCTCGCGGCGCGCATTAATCGCAATGAATGGCGTCCGGGGGACCTGATCCCCTCCGAGGCCGAGCTCGGCGCGCATTACGGCGTCGCGATCGGCACCGTGCGCAAGGCGATCGACCAGCTCGTCAGCGACGGCGTGCTGGAGCGCCAGCAGGGCCGCGGCACCTTCGTGCGCCGCGCGCGGTTCAATTCGTCGCTGTTCCGCTTCTTCCGCTTCCAGTCGGAGAGCGGCGAGCGCCGCGTGCCGCAAAGCCGCATCCTGCGGCGCAAGGCGATGCCGGCGACTTCGGCGGTCGCCTCGGCGCTGCGCATCGGTGTCGGCGAGCCCGTCATCAGCCTGTCGCGCCTGCGCCTGATCGACGACGTGCCGCTGCTCGCCGAAGAGATCTGGCTCGAGAGATCGCGCTTCGAGGCGCTGCTCGCGCTCGCGACTTCCGAGTTCGGCGACCTGCTGTATCCGCTCTACGAGGACCGTTGCGGCCAGGTCGTGGTCTCCGCCGATGAAATCCTCACCGTCGAGATCGCGACCGAGATGCAATCGCGCCTGCTGCGATTGGAGGCCAACGCGCCGCTGATCGTGATCGAGCGCCTGGCGTTCGATCTGGAGCGGCGGCCGATCGAATGGCGCCGCTCGCGCGGGCCGGCGGATCGCTTCCGCTACCACGCCGAGATCAGATAG
- a CDS encoding glycosyltransferase family 2 protein produces MNDAIKLAPETASLAASLPQLSVVVPTFNERDNVTVLYRRLDATLKDVSWEVIFVDDNSPDGTWDVVRALARKDSRVRCIRRIGRRGLSGACIEGILASSSPYAAVMDADLQHDETQLPRMFALLQSGEAELVVGSRYIEGYKTEGFNKQRAGASAFATEIARRSLKVEIADPMSGFFMIRRDRFEQLAPQLSTQGFKILLDVVATAEGKLRAVEIPYTFGARQHGESKLDSMVALDFLGLVLAKLTNDVISLRFILFAAVGGLGLLVHLSVLFIALELFKAPFPEAQATGAIVAMTSNFILNNFLTYRDQRLKGFGILRGLLLFYLVCSVGLLANVGVAFSVYDQEPIWWLAGAAGALMGVVWNYAMSGLFVWRKR; encoded by the coding sequence ATGAATGACGCCATCAAGCTAGCCCCCGAAACCGCCTCGCTGGCAGCAAGTCTGCCGCAGCTGTCGGTGGTCGTCCCGACCTTCAACGAGCGCGACAATGTCACGGTGCTGTACCGCCGGCTCGACGCGACCCTGAAGGACGTGTCCTGGGAGGTCATCTTCGTCGATGACAATTCACCCGACGGTACCTGGGACGTGGTGCGCGCCCTGGCGCGGAAGGATTCCCGCGTGCGCTGTATCCGCCGGATCGGCCGGCGCGGCCTGTCCGGCGCCTGCATCGAGGGCATCCTGGCCTCGAGCTCGCCCTATGCCGCGGTCATGGACGCCGACCTCCAGCATGACGAGACCCAGCTCCCGAGGATGTTCGCCCTGCTGCAGAGCGGCGAGGCCGAGCTCGTGGTCGGCAGCCGCTATATCGAGGGCTACAAGACCGAAGGCTTCAACAAGCAGCGCGCCGGCGCCAGCGCCTTTGCCACCGAGATCGCGCGCCGCTCGCTGAAGGTCGAGATCGCCGACCCCATGAGCGGCTTCTTCATGATCCGCCGCGACCGTTTCGAGCAGCTCGCGCCGCAGCTCTCGACCCAGGGCTTCAAGATCCTGCTCGATGTCGTGGCGACGGCGGAAGGCAAGCTGCGCGCGGTCGAGATTCCCTACACATTCGGTGCCCGCCAGCATGGCGAGAGCAAGCTTGACTCGATGGTCGCGCTCGACTTCCTTGGCCTGGTGCTGGCGAAGCTGACCAACGACGTGATCTCGCTGCGCTTCATTCTGTTCGCGGCGGTCGGCGGGCTCGGCCTGCTGGTGCATCTCAGCGTGCTGTTCATCGCGCTGGAGCTGTTCAAGGCGCCATTCCCGGAGGCCCAGGCCACCGGCGCGATCGTCGCCATGACCAGCAACTTCATCCTCAACAATTTCCTGACCTATCGCGACCAGCGGCTGAAGGGCTTTGGCATCCTGCGCGGCCTGCTGCTGTTCTATCTGGTCTGCAGCGTCGGCCTGCTCGCCAATGTCGGCGTCGCATTCTCGGTGTACGACCAGGAGCCGATCTGGTGGCTTGCGGGCGCGGCCGGCGCGCTGATGGGCGTGGTGTGGAACTACGCGATGTCCGGGCTGTTCGTCTGGCGCAAGCGATGA
- a CDS encoding MFS transporter — protein MTNWYSECSPLERRTFWASFGGWGLDALDVQMFSLAIPALITAFGISKADAGLLGSVTLFFGAFGGWLGGALGDRFGRVQALQITVATFALATFASAFAMNYSQLVVLKAIQGIGFGAEWACGAVLMAEIIRAEHRGKALGAVQSAWAVGWGAAVLLSALVFTYAPADIAWRILFAVGLIPALLILYIRRGLKEPPRAAPREAEPPFFATLAGIFHRDVLRSTLIGGLFGIGAHGGYAALTTFLPTFLREVRHLSVLGSSAYLAVIIVAFFCGCVVSGIVSDRIGRRANVTLFAAACVVTVLVYIFAPLSNSQMLVLGFPLGFFSAGIPASMAALFSELYPAGVRGTGVGFCYNFGRIVSAAFPFLVGYLSDHIGLGAAIGIDAAFAYSLVLVAVLMLPETRGKVFEQAAATRA, from the coding sequence ATGACGAACTGGTACAGCGAATGCTCGCCGCTCGAGCGACGCACCTTCTGGGCAAGCTTCGGCGGCTGGGGGTTAGATGCGCTCGACGTCCAGATGTTCAGCCTCGCCATTCCGGCGCTGATTACGGCCTTCGGGATCAGCAAGGCCGATGCCGGGCTGCTCGGCTCGGTCACGCTGTTCTTCGGCGCGTTCGGTGGCTGGCTTGGCGGCGCGCTCGGCGACCGTTTCGGCCGGGTGCAGGCGTTGCAGATCACGGTGGCGACCTTTGCGCTCGCGACCTTCGCCTCGGCCTTCGCGATGAACTACAGCCAGCTCGTGGTCCTGAAGGCGATCCAGGGCATCGGCTTCGGCGCAGAGTGGGCCTGCGGCGCGGTGTTGATGGCCGAGATCATTCGCGCCGAGCATCGCGGCAAGGCGCTCGGCGCCGTGCAGAGCGCCTGGGCAGTCGGCTGGGGCGCCGCGGTGCTGCTGTCGGCTTTGGTCTTCACCTATGCGCCCGCCGATATCGCCTGGCGCATCCTGTTCGCCGTCGGGCTGATCCCGGCGCTGCTGATCCTGTATATCCGCCGCGGGCTGAAGGAGCCGCCGCGCGCTGCGCCGCGTGAGGCCGAGCCGCCGTTCTTCGCGACGCTTGCCGGAATCTTTCACCGCGACGTGCTGCGCTCGACCTTGATCGGCGGCCTGTTCGGCATCGGCGCCCATGGCGGCTATGCCGCGCTGACGACATTCCTGCCGACGTTCCTGCGCGAGGTGCGGCATCTCTCGGTGCTCGGCTCCAGCGCTTATCTCGCCGTGATCATCGTCGCCTTCTTCTGCGGCTGCGTGGTGTCGGGGATCGTCAGCGACCGGATCGGGCGGCGCGCCAACGTCACGCTGTTCGCCGCCGCCTGCGTCGTGACCGTGCTGGTCTACATCTTCGCGCCACTCTCGAATTCGCAGATGCTGGTGCTCGGATTCCCGCTCGGTTTCTTCTCGGCGGGCATTCCCGCCAGCATGGCGGCGTTGTTCAGCGAGCTCTATCCGGCAGGCGTGCGCGGCACCGGCGTCGGCTTCTGCTACAATTTCGGCCGCATCGTCTCCGCGGCGTTTCCCTTCCTGGTCGGCTACCTCAGCGATCACATCGGCCTTGGTGCTGCGATCGGGATCGACGCGGCGTTCGCCTATTCGCTGGTGCTGGTCGCGGTGCTGATGCTGCCGGAAACCCGCGGCAAGGTTTTCGAGCAGGCCGCCGCCACGCGCGCGTGA
- a CDS encoding adenylate/guanylate cyclase domain-containing protein: MAGFWVNDKAVQDTTVSADFHHALMREVMTTELLRIKVLIGTTIVLGAISLLVYLFAPEAVSRVWHGNLNPDYIFYVTVPLILFELWVHGAISWYRRKGRDLPVIRRYIGVLVETSLPTVVLALHIDSMGRQEALGFVAPLVYFVFIILSTLRLDFWLSTFTGVVAATELFYMAVFFHAADGVAAGQGIYYHAARSTIILICGVLAGAVGLQLRRQFAASIAAATARDRITNLFGQHVSPQVVERLMAEGASTASDIRRVAVMFVDFRSFTAGARSRSPQEVVDRLDGAFAVLVDILDRHGGIVNKFLGDGFLALFGAPFETGDAAHQAVAAAREMLAANERTNASSSWPLRIGIGIHIGEVVAGSIGSPRRKEYTVIGDTVNFAARLEALNKELGSQFLISSAVREALGDECKDAVSRGEIPVRGYEHPVPVWQLG, encoded by the coding sequence ATGGCCGGGTTCTGGGTTAACGACAAAGCGGTGCAGGACACGACCGTCTCGGCCGATTTCCACCACGCTTTGATGCGCGAGGTGATGACCACCGAGCTGCTCCGCATCAAGGTGCTGATCGGCACGACCATCGTGCTGGGGGCGATCAGCCTGCTAGTGTATCTGTTCGCACCCGAGGCGGTCAGCCGGGTCTGGCATGGCAATCTCAACCCGGACTACATTTTCTATGTCACCGTTCCGCTGATCCTGTTCGAGCTCTGGGTGCACGGTGCGATCAGCTGGTACAGGCGCAAGGGCCGCGACCTGCCGGTGATCCGGCGCTACATCGGCGTGCTGGTCGAGACCTCGCTGCCGACCGTCGTGCTGGCGCTGCATATCGACAGCATGGGCCGCCAGGAGGCGCTCGGCTTCGTCGCCCCTCTGGTCTATTTCGTGTTCATCATCCTCTCGACGCTACGGCTCGATTTCTGGCTGTCGACCTTTACCGGCGTCGTCGCCGCGACCGAGCTGTTCTACATGGCGGTGTTCTTCCATGCGGCCGATGGCGTCGCGGCCGGTCAAGGCATTTATTATCACGCCGCGCGCAGCACGATCATCCTGATCTGCGGCGTGCTGGCCGGCGCGGTCGGCCTGCAGCTGCGGCGGCAATTCGCGGCCAGCATTGCGGCTGCCACCGCGCGCGACCGCATCACCAATCTGTTCGGCCAGCACGTCTCGCCGCAGGTGGTCGAACGCCTGATGGCGGAGGGCGCCTCTACCGCGAGCGACATCCGCCGTGTCGCCGTGATGTTCGTCGATTTCCGCAGCTTCACTGCCGGTGCGCGCTCACGCTCGCCGCAGGAGGTGGTCGATCGGCTCGACGGCGCCTTTGCGGTGCTGGTCGATATCCTCGATCGCCATGGCGGCATCGTGAACAAGTTTCTCGGCGACGGCTTTCTCGCGCTGTTCGGCGCGCCGTTCGAGACCGGCGACGCCGCGCATCAGGCGGTCGCCGCCGCGCGTGAGATGCTGGCCGCCAACGAGCGCACCAATGCGTCGTCGAGCTGGCCGCTGCGCATCGGCATCGGCATCCATATCGGCGAGGTCGTCGCCGGCAGTATCGGCTCGCCGCGGCGCAAGGAATACACCGTGATCGGCGATACCGTGAACTTTGCCGCCCGGCTCGAGGCGCTCAACAAGGAGCTCGGCTCGCAATTCCTGATCTCGTCTGCCGTGCGCGAGGCGCTCGGCGACGAATGCAAGGACGCCGTGTCGCGCGGCGAGATCCCGGTGCGGGGTTACGAGCACCCGGTGCCGGTCTGGCAGTTGGGGTAG
- a CDS encoding amidohydrolase family protein, with translation MTSYEHGLTRRRFASGLVAALSAGGLASKVRAEVPKLAIDTHAHVFHRGLKLAPGRRYAPDYDAPLALYLQQLDQNGITNGVLVQPSFLGTDNSYLAECLKATNGRLRGIAVVDVAATADELRALDRAGVAGIRLNLVGQKLPDLASPEWTALLAQIRTLDWQVEIQRNAGDLATLAPQLLDQGVKVVLDHFALPDPKLGVDDPGFQSVLKLGATRNVWVKISAPYRNGAAGEAFAKQAYPLLRNAYGVDRLLWGSDWPHTQFEATQSYAKNRKFLDELIVDADERARVLASPRELFRF, from the coding sequence ATGACATCGTACGAACATGGGTTGACGCGGCGCCGGTTTGCCTCGGGATTGGTTGCCGCGCTGTCGGCGGGCGGATTGGCGAGCAAGGTGAGGGCTGAGGTGCCGAAACTGGCGATCGATACCCACGCCCACGTCTTCCATCGCGGGCTGAAGCTCGCGCCCGGCCGGCGCTACGCGCCCGACTACGACGCGCCGCTCGCGCTCTATCTGCAGCAGCTCGACCAGAACGGCATCACCAATGGCGTGTTGGTGCAGCCGAGCTTTCTCGGCACCGACAATTCCTATCTCGCCGAATGCCTGAAGGCGACCAATGGCCGGCTGCGCGGCATCGCCGTGGTCGACGTTGCCGCTACCGCCGACGAGCTACGCGCGCTCGATCGCGCTGGCGTCGCGGGCATCCGTCTCAATCTGGTCGGCCAGAAGCTGCCTGATCTGGCGTCGCCGGAGTGGACGGCGCTGCTGGCACAGATCAGGACGCTCGACTGGCAGGTCGAGATCCAGCGCAACGCCGGCGATCTCGCGACGCTCGCACCACAGCTGCTCGACCAGGGCGTGAAAGTCGTGCTCGATCATTTCGCCTTGCCCGATCCGAAGCTCGGCGTCGACGATCCCGGATTCCAGTCGGTCCTCAAGCTTGGCGCGACGCGAAATGTCTGGGTCAAGATCTCGGCGCCCTATCGCAACGGCGCGGCCGGCGAGGCGTTCGCGAAGCAGGCCTATCCGTTGCTGCGCAATGCTTACGGCGTCGACCGGCTGCTGTGGGGCAGCGACTGGCCGCACACCCAATTCGAGGCGACGCAGAGCTACGCGAAGAATCGCAAATTCCTCGACGAGCTTATTGTCGACGCTGATGAGCGCGCCCGCGTGCTCGCATCGCCGCGCGAGCTGTTTCGCTTCTAG